The Streptomyces clavuligerus genome includes a region encoding these proteins:
- a CDS encoding DUF4158 domain-containing protein, translating to MGCDLDRADRVSAVKRLITAHELHLFFAPSRDEVRWASEATDDDGHLLALLLMLKSYQRMGCFPKLEDVPEMVADFVRRQVGLPEGTLAVYRAGKTAKNHRAWSGSGAGCGTTRRRPAGSRKGRSGGRQACGTVRRI from the coding sequence GTGGGTTGTGACCTCGATCGAGCGGACCGCGTATCCGCGGTCAAGCGGCTGATCACCGCGCATGAGCTGCATCTGTTCTTCGCGCCGTCGCGGGATGAGGTCCGGTGGGCGTCGGAGGCCACGGACGACGACGGGCATCTGCTCGCTCTGCTTCTGATGCTGAAGTCGTACCAGCGCATGGGGTGCTTCCCGAAGCTGGAGGACGTGCCGGAGATGGTGGCCGACTTTGTGCGGCGCCAGGTGGGGCTGCCGGAGGGCACGCTGGCGGTGTACCGGGCGGGGAAGACCGCGAAGAACCACCGGGCCTGGTCCGGAAGCGGTGCGGGGTGCGGTACGACCAGGCGGAGGCCCGCCGGGTCGCGGAAGGGGCGGTCCGGCGGGAGGCAGGCTTGCGGAACCGTCCGGCGGATCTGA
- a CDS encoding GOLPH3/VPS74 family protein — protein sequence MEPTDGGTGVSVTLAEEIMLLSLDDGSGAVRERQACQWAVAGGIVLDLVFAARVSVDGGRITVHGTAPTGVGLLDGRLGMIGTWAAGRSRPPKVTAWLAKDHRKALDAAVESLRERGLVGEEERKVLGMFPLRRFPEVDGTAESELRARLAGVVLRHEEPDDRTAGLVALLHGARLHRLAFPGLPRREVVPRMRRISEGQWAGESVRKAIREMQSAMTPVALVTMRS from the coding sequence GTGGAGCCGACCGACGGGGGGACGGGCGTGTCCGTGACGCTGGCCGAGGAGATCATGCTCCTGTCGCTGGACGACGGGTCCGGGGCGGTACGGGAGCGGCAGGCCTGCCAGTGGGCGGTCGCGGGCGGAATCGTCCTTGACCTGGTGTTCGCCGCCCGGGTTTCCGTGGACGGCGGCCGGATCACCGTCCACGGCACGGCCCCGACGGGGGTCGGGCTGCTCGACGGCCGGCTCGGGATGATCGGCACGTGGGCCGCGGGGCGGAGCCGGCCGCCGAAAGTGACGGCGTGGCTGGCCAAGGACCACCGCAAGGCGCTGGACGCCGCCGTCGAGTCCCTCAGGGAGCGCGGCCTGGTCGGCGAGGAGGAGCGCAAGGTACTCGGGATGTTTCCGTTGCGGCGGTTCCCCGAGGTGGATGGAACGGCCGAGAGCGAACTGCGCGCACGGCTCGCAGGCGTGGTGCTGCGGCACGAGGAACCTGATGACCGCACGGCCGGCCTCGTCGCCCTGCTGCATGGGGCAAGACTGCACCGCCTGGCCTTTCCCGGTCTGCCTCGGCGTGAGGTCGTTCCGCGAATGCGTCGGATATCCGAGGGGCAATGGGCCGGTGAAAGCGTCCGCAAGGCGATCAGGGAAATGCAGTCGGCGATGACTCCCGTCGCCCTCGTCACCATGAGGAGCTGA
- a CDS encoding TetR family transcriptional regulator, protein MTSAITGTTRGIARAAVRAELAQVAFDLFRRNGFDKVTLDDLASAAGVSRSTFLRYFRTKEDAVLGAFDAQGEKLAAALRDRPAAEDDWTALRRAMDCVLDPYRKDPEHSLALAALVRETSALCARHLEKQDGWRATLARSLAERSGSPGPGTLAQTVRAAAALDCLNAALDHWTASDGHSDLDTLLDEAFAVLAT, encoded by the coding sequence ATGACGAGCGCGATCACAGGCACCACCCGGGGCATCGCACGAGCGGCCGTGCGCGCGGAGCTGGCGCAGGTGGCCTTCGACCTCTTCCGCCGGAACGGGTTCGACAAGGTCACCCTCGACGACCTCGCCTCCGCCGCCGGAGTCTCGCGCAGCACATTCCTGCGCTACTTCCGCACGAAGGAAGACGCGGTCCTCGGCGCCTTCGACGCACAGGGGGAGAAACTCGCCGCCGCACTGCGGGACCGCCCCGCCGCCGAGGACGACTGGACGGCCCTGCGGCGCGCCATGGACTGCGTCCTCGACCCCTACCGCAAGGACCCCGAGCACTCCCTGGCGCTGGCGGCGCTGGTCCGGGAAACCTCCGCGCTGTGCGCGCGGCACCTGGAGAAGCAGGACGGCTGGCGGGCGACCCTGGCCCGATCCCTCGCCGAGCGCTCCGGCAGTCCCGGCCCCGGCACGCTCGCCCAGACCGTCCGGGCGGCAGCCGCTCTGGACTGCCTCAACGCCGCCCTCGACCACTGGACCGCCTCCGACGGGCACTCCGACCTCGACACCCTCCTCGACGAGGCGTTCGCGGTCCTCGCTACGTAA
- a CDS encoding NADPH-dependent F420 reductase: MTMTRTLGIIGSGMIGGTVARLAADAGLDVVLSNSRGPQTLTDLVTDLGPRARAASVTETARTADLIVAAVPLSAIGQLPADALAGRTVVDATNYYAQRDGRIAALDTGDLTSSAYVQQRLEASRVVKALNNVFFRHLLDLARPAGAPDRSALPVAADDPGAKSEVIALLDTLGYDAVDLGTLADSRPVQPGSALQALPYMPPLPEGLGEQEIQQWIFQAPAVPAPAHRIRELLATAAP, from the coding sequence ATGACCATGACCAGAACGCTGGGCATCATCGGCAGCGGAATGATCGGCGGCACGGTCGCCCGCCTCGCCGCCGACGCCGGACTCGACGTGGTCCTGAGCAATTCACGAGGCCCTCAGACCCTCACCGACCTCGTCACCGACCTGGGGCCGCGAGCCCGGGCGGCGTCCGTCACCGAGACCGCCCGGACCGCCGACCTCATCGTCGCGGCCGTCCCCCTGAGCGCCATCGGCCAGCTCCCCGCCGACGCCCTGGCAGGCCGCACGGTCGTCGACGCGACCAACTACTACGCCCAGCGCGACGGCCGCATCGCCGCGCTCGACACCGGAGACCTCACCTCCAGCGCGTACGTGCAGCAGCGCCTCGAAGCATCGCGGGTGGTCAAGGCCCTCAACAACGTCTTCTTCCGCCACCTGCTCGACCTCGCCCGCCCCGCAGGCGCCCCCGACCGCAGCGCCCTGCCCGTCGCCGCCGACGATCCGGGGGCCAAGTCCGAGGTCATCGCCCTGCTGGACACCCTCGGCTACGACGCCGTCGACCTCGGCACCCTCGCCGACAGCCGGCCCGTGCAGCCGGGCTCCGCCCTCCAGGCCCTGCCCTACATGCCCCCGCTCCCCGAGGGACTCGGCGAGCAGGAGATCCAGCAGTGGATCTTCCAGGCCCCCGCCGTCCCCGCACCCGCCCACCGCATCCGGGAACTCCTCGCCACTGCCGCACCCTGA
- a CDS encoding class I SAM-dependent DNA methyltransferase, translated as MTDLSSYHRATADAYDAVAVRYAELPRNDLHTFPLDRAVLGAFAEDVRAAGSGLVAELGCGPGPVTAHLRDLGLDVFGVDLSPVLIGLARETYPDLRFEVGSMDALDLADGQLQGIVSWYSVIHASPQDVPPYFVEFRRVLAPGGTLLLAFFESEGEPATAFDHKVATAYRWPIDDLAGLAGEAGFTEIGRMLREPCDGERFRRGHLLMRAGK; from the coding sequence GTGACTGACCTTTCCTCGTATCACCGTGCGACAGCTGATGCCTACGATGCCGTCGCTGTTCGCTATGCCGAATTGCCCCGCAATGACCTCCACACTTTTCCGCTGGATCGCGCGGTACTCGGCGCGTTCGCTGAGGATGTGCGGGCCGCCGGCTCCGGGCTCGTCGCCGAGTTGGGATGCGGCCCTGGACCTGTTACTGCGCACCTGCGGGATCTGGGCCTGGACGTCTTCGGCGTCGACCTGTCGCCGGTGCTGATCGGTCTCGCCCGCGAGACATACCCGGACCTGCGGTTCGAGGTCGGTTCCATGGACGCCCTAGACCTGGCCGATGGCCAGTTGCAAGGCATCGTGTCCTGGTACTCGGTCATTCACGCCTCGCCGCAGGACGTGCCACCGTACTTCGTCGAGTTCCGTCGGGTACTCGCACCCGGGGGAACTCTCCTGCTCGCCTTCTTCGAGTCGGAAGGCGAGCCGGCCACGGCGTTCGACCACAAAGTGGCGACGGCCTACCGGTGGCCGATCGACGACCTCGCGGGGCTGGCCGGTGAGGCCGGCTTCACCGAGATCGGCCGGATGCTGCGTGAGCCATGCGACGGTGAGCGCTTTCGCCGGGGGCATCTACTGATGCGCGCAGGGAAGTGA
- a CDS encoding glycosyltransferase family 4 protein: protein MISHVWTPSSFWTPPFPLLPGSGGTETFTLGQCRELTRRGIDNQVVTFRLGEQDGRSQAPDVRFTGYPTPGDVGLLEGEVVLATEPLRLSTSRVPHVMMHNLPLVGRDLAFYREGYAGHRLLAPSSAAARGWADFLDLSPGEIGIVHPFAGVEFANEPEPEREPGPVRVLFAGRLGPEKGIYTLFEALHSFAGDGDFAFTVVLAGDQDAAYALAEPLVRAHPMIEAVAPRTSAREMARLLVTQDVLVMPSHSTLWIEPFGTLSAEAQHAGCRVVASDLGGLPESDCGGLVLCRPDDPLALARAVRRAGALGRLTPAERRAAARQRTAAHSVDELLTALTSGLPALA, encoded by the coding sequence GTGATTTCCCACGTCTGGACGCCTTCCTCGTTCTGGACTCCGCCGTTCCCGCTACTGCCGGGCAGCGGAGGAACGGAAACCTTCACCCTGGGGCAGTGCCGGGAGTTGACCCGCCGGGGCATCGACAACCAGGTGGTCACCTTCCGGCTCGGTGAGCAGGACGGCCGGTCGCAGGCACCGGACGTGCGTTTCACCGGCTACCCGACCCCTGGCGACGTCGGCCTGCTGGAGGGCGAGGTGGTGCTGGCCACCGAGCCGCTGCGCCTGTCGACCAGCAGGGTGCCTCACGTGATGATGCACAACCTCCCACTGGTCGGCCGGGATCTGGCGTTCTACCGGGAGGGCTACGCAGGTCACCGGCTGCTCGCGCCCAGCTCGGCCGCCGCCCGGGGGTGGGCTGACTTCCTGGACCTCAGCCCGGGCGAGATAGGAATCGTCCACCCGTTCGCCGGTGTCGAGTTCGCGAACGAGCCGGAGCCGGAGCGTGAGCCGGGTCCGGTACGGGTCCTGTTCGCGGGACGGCTCGGCCCGGAGAAGGGGATCTACACCCTGTTCGAGGCGCTGCACTCGTTCGCCGGGGACGGGGACTTCGCGTTCACTGTGGTGCTGGCTGGCGACCAGGACGCCGCCTACGCACTGGCCGAGCCGCTGGTGCGGGCCCACCCGATGATCGAGGCAGTGGCACCACGTACCTCCGCGCGGGAAATGGCGCGGCTGCTGGTGACACAGGACGTGCTGGTGATGCCCAGTCACAGCACCCTGTGGATCGAGCCGTTCGGAACACTGTCCGCCGAGGCGCAGCACGCGGGCTGCCGGGTGGTGGCCAGCGACCTGGGCGGTCTGCCCGAGTCCGATTGCGGGGGCCTGGTGCTGTGCCGCCCCGACGATCCGCTCGCGCTGGCCCGTGCGGTCCGCCGGGCGGGCGCGCTGGGCCGGCTGACGCCCGCCGAGCGCAGGGCTGCCGCCCGGCAGCGCACTGCGGCGCACTCGGTCGACGAACTGCTGACCGCGCTGACGAGCGGGCTGCCCGCCCTCGCCTGA
- a CDS encoding MFS transporter — translation MVVLDATIVNIALPSMQQDLGMTDADRHWAITAYALAFGGLLLLGGRVSSALSHRRSFAIGLVGFALASGLGGAAENAGVLIAARAGQGVFAALLAPAALSLLILTFIDAKERGVAFGVFAGVGAGGAALGVVAGGLLTEYADWRWTLYINIPMAALALAGVTFLLRDRATGNLRHLDIPGVLLSAAGLVALVYGFSQAEPRGWGDPQVLILLTGGVLLLVLFVVVEAKSRQALLPLHIVTHRTRGVAFLSVCAMFIAMFGFYLFVSYYTQTILGYSPVKAGMTLLVNAVSTTVGAMLIAGRLQGRLAPNTLIAGSLVSSALGMLILTQLEVDSSHVFAVFLTPSMILTGIGLGCLLAVATNRATDELDWAEAGVASATYNTVQQMGAAFGTALLNSIATSVTASYLADRGNRPGDISAGTVHGYAVALWVAFGTLIVGAALVALLGSGDARGSKTSPEAETSTT, via the coding sequence ATGGTCGTGCTCGACGCGACCATCGTGAACATCGCTCTTCCCTCGATGCAGCAGGACCTGGGGATGACGGACGCCGACCGGCACTGGGCGATCACGGCGTACGCCCTCGCCTTCGGCGGGCTGCTCCTCCTCGGCGGGCGGGTCAGCAGCGCTCTGAGCCACCGTCGCTCCTTCGCCATCGGCCTGGTCGGTTTCGCGCTTGCCTCGGGGCTCGGCGGCGCGGCCGAGAACGCGGGTGTGCTGATCGCCGCCCGCGCCGGGCAGGGCGTCTTCGCCGCGCTGCTGGCGCCGGCGGCACTGTCCCTGCTGATCCTGACCTTCATCGACGCGAAGGAACGCGGGGTGGCCTTTGGTGTCTTCGCCGGTGTCGGCGCGGGCGGCGCGGCGCTCGGCGTCGTCGCGGGCGGCCTGCTCACCGAGTACGCCGACTGGCGCTGGACCCTCTACATCAACATCCCCATGGCCGCACTCGCCCTGGCCGGAGTGACGTTCCTGCTGCGTGACCGCGCCACCGGCAATCTGCGCCATCTCGACATCCCCGGGGTGCTGCTGAGCGCCGCGGGCCTGGTCGCGCTGGTCTACGGCTTCTCACAGGCCGAACCCCGCGGCTGGGGCGACCCGCAGGTGCTGATCCTGCTCACCGGCGGCGTGCTGCTGCTCGTTCTGTTCGTCGTGGTCGAGGCGAAGTCCCGGCAGGCGCTTCTGCCGCTGCACATCGTCACCCACCGGACCCGGGGTGTCGCCTTCCTCTCCGTGTGTGCGATGTTCATCGCGATGTTCGGCTTCTACCTCTTCGTCAGCTACTACACCCAGACGATTCTCGGCTACTCACCGGTCAAGGCAGGTATGACCCTGCTCGTCAACGCCGTGAGCACCACCGTCGGTGCGATGCTGATCGCCGGGAGACTCCAGGGGCGGCTCGCCCCGAACACCCTGATCGCCGGGAGCCTGGTCTCCTCCGCCCTCGGCATGCTGATCCTCACCCAACTGGAGGTGGACAGCTCCCATGTCTTCGCGGTGTTCCTGACCCCGTCCATGATCCTCACCGGCATCGGGCTGGGCTGTCTGCTCGCGGTGGCCACCAACCGGGCGACCGACGAACTGGACTGGGCCGAAGCCGGTGTTGCCTCCGCAACCTACAACACGGTGCAGCAGATGGGCGCGGCCTTCGGTACGGCGCTGCTCAACTCCATCGCCACCAGCGTCACCGCCTCCTACCTCGCCGACCGCGGGAACCGTCCCGGGGACATCTCCGCCGGGACCGTGCACGGCTACGCGGTGGCCCTCTGGGTTGCGTTCGGAACCCTGATCGTGGGCGCCGCCCTCGTCGCGCTCCTCGGCAGCGGCGACGCACGGGGCAGCAAGACCTCCCCCGAGGCGGAGACGTCGACGACCTGA
- a CDS encoding TetR/AcrR family transcriptional regulator codes for MDGAHLEVIVVVGKETRSGAKVGNVWLRPARGAGQEPPLTRERIVRAAVALLDEEGMGRLTMRRLAERLQAGATTLYWHVATKDDVIDLAVDEIFGESQVPDRHSDDPRDDITALVDSWRRAMLRHPWATEVPSRQRPLMGPNFLVWMEFLQSALLRAGVTEQQLNAATWALYNHVMGATAAQSNLRLSAEEIRLGQEYLHGKRDRFPTVAAHNYIADDDWDTNFTSGLTFLLDGMGVGTAPCRAAGRPMGQ; via the coding sequence GTGGACGGGGCACATCTGGAGGTGATCGTCGTCGTGGGCAAGGAGACTCGGTCCGGCGCGAAGGTCGGAAACGTGTGGCTCAGACCCGCGCGCGGCGCCGGTCAGGAGCCGCCGCTCACCCGGGAGCGGATCGTCCGGGCGGCCGTGGCCCTGCTGGACGAGGAGGGCATGGGCCGGCTGACGATGCGCCGGCTGGCCGAGCGGCTCCAGGCGGGCGCGACGACCCTCTACTGGCATGTGGCGACCAAGGACGATGTCATCGACCTCGCCGTGGACGAGATCTTCGGAGAGTCCCAGGTGCCCGACCGGCACTCGGACGACCCGCGCGACGACATCACCGCGCTGGTCGACAGTTGGCGCCGGGCGATGCTGCGGCACCCCTGGGCCACCGAGGTCCCCTCACGCCAACGGCCGCTCATGGGGCCGAACTTCCTCGTCTGGATGGAGTTCCTCCAGTCGGCCCTGCTGCGTGCCGGGGTGACGGAGCAGCAGCTCAACGCCGCGACCTGGGCGCTGTACAACCACGTCATGGGCGCCACCGCCGCCCAGTCCAACCTGCGGCTCTCCGCCGAGGAGATCCGGCTGGGCCAGGAGTACCTCCACGGCAAGCGCGACCGCTTCCCCACCGTCGCGGCCCACAACTACATCGCCGACGACGACTGGGACACCAACTTCACCAGCGGCCTGACCTTCCTCCTCGACGGCATGGGAGTCGGCACGGCCCCCTGCCGGGCCGCCGGCCGGCCGATGGGTCAGTAG
- a CDS encoding class I SAM-dependent methyltransferase: protein MVSHQPDHRTPRTRSTPTAPGTPVVYDDPDFFDAYTAFRAGSAGRLSNDALEHPAIRSLIPSPVGRDVLDIGCGTGDLSRWCARSGARSVLAVDPSARMIDRARELTGEDEAHSIRWLHQPVETVELDPGSLDLAVSSLALHYIADYPGLLRRVHRWLRPGGVLVYSTEHPVHTATASQEEGWCLDGTGDPRHWKLDDYGVEGPRDQRWLGTTVPKHHRRISTLLNALTGTGFLIEQVLEPRPDPTAPVDLRMTEYTRRPIFLLVRARR, encoded by the coding sequence ATGGTCTCCCACCAGCCGGACCACCGGACACCGAGGACTCGGAGCACACCAACCGCGCCCGGCACCCCCGTGGTGTACGACGACCCGGACTTCTTCGACGCCTACACCGCCTTCCGGGCCGGTTCCGCCGGACGCCTGTCCAACGACGCCCTCGAACACCCCGCCATCCGTTCCCTGATACCCTCACCGGTCGGCCGGGACGTGCTGGACATCGGATGCGGTACGGGCGACCTCAGCCGGTGGTGCGCGAGATCCGGCGCACGCTCTGTGCTCGCTGTGGACCCCTCGGCCCGCATGATCGACCGCGCGCGGGAGCTGACAGGAGAGGACGAGGCCCACTCCATACGCTGGCTCCACCAGCCCGTGGAAACGGTCGAGCTCGACCCCGGCAGTCTGGACCTGGCCGTCAGCTCCCTCGCGCTGCACTACATCGCCGACTACCCCGGACTGCTGCGCCGTGTCCACCGTTGGCTGCGGCCCGGCGGTGTCCTCGTCTACTCCACCGAGCACCCCGTTCACACCGCGACCGCCTCCCAGGAGGAGGGCTGGTGCCTGGACGGGACGGGCGACCCACGGCACTGGAAACTGGACGACTACGGGGTCGAAGGCCCCCGTGACCAGCGTTGGCTCGGCACCACCGTTCCCAAGCACCACCGCAGGATCAGCACCCTGCTGAACGCTCTCACCGGGACCGGCTTCCTCATCGAGCAGGTCCTGGAGCCCCGGCCCGACCCGACGGCGCCCGTCGACCTCCGGATGACCGAGTACACCCGCCGCCCCATTTTCCTCCTGGTTCGCGCCCGCCGCTGA
- a CDS encoding PLAT/LH2 domain-containing protein, producing the protein MTVSTDVPPSPLLDYAVRANPAPLNVSSDSSEPALADIDVIVSNGGGEAIHCRSIVLSLSVGSSARDLTESPETVSTEAIPAGIWTFAPAPATGTRQSGTGQGVGDTPATVRYQATPVSGDYLTLTTDGVAFRLADIPVNSTAGTTRISIEEVSTTGEPTQADNWPTTPYLTSRALTKDHATSRSLVVDSLTVQGDANFQSDLILADQKQIRAVESGTFSVQSAVLESPQISGSLHGADQDPITVASNLQFNDQCVIGPVGDGVLWIKQPHIQGTLLGEDSTLHIGDAVTADKGITATGVSSFEKLQVTSELYGVNGILNVTATTLDAYNMTVDGTLGTPTPWAGYTASITMANTNGAGTDADVYIKVNGVRQNWEIGPLDHPDENDFEQGGTYAFWLDIPYIGDIGQAVIRQSGGAASADMCVQKIVITEKVLNKTYTYDSGGVWIDKNSSHTFDLVRS; encoded by the coding sequence ATGACCGTATCGACCGACGTACCCCCTTCGCCCTTGCTGGACTATGCCGTGCGCGCGAACCCCGCTCCCCTCAACGTGAGTTCCGACAGCTCCGAACCGGCCCTGGCCGACATCGATGTGATCGTCTCCAATGGTGGCGGCGAGGCGATTCACTGCAGAAGCATCGTCCTGTCGCTCTCCGTCGGCTCCTCCGCCCGGGATCTCACCGAGAGCCCCGAGACCGTGTCCACCGAGGCCATACCCGCGGGTATCTGGACCTTCGCCCCGGCTCCGGCCACAGGCACCCGTCAGTCCGGTACCGGACAGGGCGTGGGTGACACCCCGGCCACGGTCCGGTACCAGGCGACCCCGGTATCAGGTGACTACCTCACCCTCACCACGGACGGTGTCGCCTTCCGCCTCGCGGACATCCCGGTCAACTCCACAGCGGGCACCACCCGGATCTCCATCGAGGAGGTCTCCACCACCGGAGAGCCCACTCAGGCCGACAACTGGCCGACCACGCCGTACCTCACCAGCCGGGCCCTGACCAAGGACCACGCGACCAGCAGAAGTCTGGTGGTGGACTCGCTGACGGTACAGGGCGACGCGAACTTCCAGAGTGACTTGATCCTGGCGGACCAGAAACAGATCCGGGCAGTGGAATCCGGCACCTTCTCAGTGCAGTCAGCTGTACTGGAATCCCCCCAGATCTCCGGAAGCCTCCATGGCGCCGACCAGGACCCCATCACCGTCGCCAGCAACCTGCAGTTCAACGACCAATGCGTGATCGGGCCGGTCGGCGATGGAGTCCTCTGGATCAAACAACCTCACATCCAGGGCACACTTCTGGGAGAGGACAGCACGCTGCACATCGGCGACGCCGTCACCGCGGACAAAGGCATCACAGCCACAGGAGTGTCCAGCTTCGAAAAGCTGCAAGTGACCTCCGAGCTCTACGGCGTCAACGGAATCCTGAACGTCACCGCGACAACCCTCGACGCCTACAACATGACGGTAGACGGGACACTCGGCACACCAACGCCATGGGCGGGATATACGGCGAGCATCACGATGGCCAATACCAACGGCGCAGGAACCGACGCAGACGTCTACATCAAAGTCAACGGGGTCCGGCAGAATTGGGAGATAGGGCCCCTTGACCATCCAGATGAAAACGACTTCGAACAAGGGGGAACCTATGCATTCTGGCTCGATATCCCCTACATTGGGGATATCGGCCAGGCAGTGATCCGCCAGTCGGGTGGCGCCGCCTCTGCGGACATGTGCGTCCAGAAAATAGTCATCACTGAGAAGGTGCTCAACAAGACATACACCTATGACAGCGGCGGAGTATGGATAGACAAGAACTCCTCCCACACTTTCGACCTGGTAAGAAGCTGA